From the genome of Oxyura jamaicensis isolate SHBP4307 breed ruddy duck chromosome 2, BPBGC_Ojam_1.0, whole genome shotgun sequence, one region includes:
- the LOC118162075 gene encoding translation initiation factor IF-2-like, protein MCLLLDVGKFQVLDVACPPAAARLPSTAGARRAHRRQLWARRGSAPLRSLARPARSQQPAATCAGGAVLGERPAPAPGPPEPPPGAAPAPRSPLPPLAGAAQREHGARPPLPGGCGRRLGARAVAGRLMPLVSARSASRCPAPDGGRLEDAHPGSASCPQGVTGCRPRSGGDGHAAGSPSARLPGQGAAGWKRRKAAGSSRVPSEKEPRTAYAVELEWERRGEESHSGTYSNGKGSCYNRSQEWEEQRRALRWPKRKTG, encoded by the exons ATGTGTTTACTTCTAGATGTTGGTAAATTCCAAGTC CTGGATGTCGCgtgtccccctgcagcagcGCGGCTTCCCAGCACCGCAGGGGCGCGGCGAGCGCACCGCCGGCAACTTTGGGCTCGGCGCGGCTCGGCCCCGCTCAGGAGCCTCGCCCGGCCcgccaggagccagcagccagcGGCGACTTGTGCCGGTGGTGCCGTCCTCGGAgagcgcccggccccggccccgggtcCCCCGGAGCCGCCCCCCGGCGCCGCCCCCGCTCCTCGCTCCCCGCTCCCGCCGCTCGCCGGGGCCGCGCAGCGCGAGCACGGAGCGCGCCCGCCTCTGCCCGGCGGCTGCGGCCGGCGCCTTGGGGCCAGGGCTGTTGCTGGCCGCCTGATGCCGCTCGTCTCGGCACGGAGCGCTTCCAGGTGTCCTGCCCCCGATGGAGGCCGGCTGGAGGATGCCCACCCGGGATCAGCATCCTGCCCCCAAGGGGTAACCGGGTGCCGGCCGCGTTCCGGGGGCGATGGGCACGCAGCGGGCTCGCCCTCAGCCCGCCTgcctgggcagggagcagccggctggaagaggaggaaggccGCCGGCAGCAGCCGCGTCCCGAGCGAAAAGGAGCCGCGCACAGCGTATGCAGTCGAGCTGGAGTGGGAAAGGAGAGGCGAGGAGAGCCATTCCGGCACGTACAGTAACGGGAAGGGAAGCTGCTACAACAGATCGCAGGAATGGGAAGAGCAACGCCGGGCACTGAGATGGCCTAAACGAAAGACGGGATAA